One genomic region from Bacillus sp. SLBN-46 encodes:
- a CDS encoding carboxylesterase, producing the protein MKVASPKPFTFEGGKRAVLLLHGFTGNSADVRMLGRFLEKKGYTSHAPHYKGHGVPPEELVHTGPKDWWQDVMDGYEFLKNKGHEEIAVAGLSLGGVFSLKLGYTVPIKGIVPMCAPMYIKSEEVMYEGILEYAREFKKREGKSDEQIEMEMEDFKKTPMRTLKELQALIADVRGNVDMIYAPTFVVQARHDHMINTDSANIIYNEIESVTKDIKWYEESGHVITLDKERDQLHEDVYAFLEKLDWHD; encoded by the coding sequence ATGAAAGTTGCTTCACCGAAACCATTTACCTTTGAAGGAGGAAAACGAGCGGTATTGCTGCTCCACGGTTTCACCGGTAATTCGGCCGATGTCCGGATGCTGGGACGTTTTTTAGAAAAGAAAGGCTATACCAGCCATGCACCTCACTACAAGGGTCATGGGGTTCCACCTGAGGAGCTCGTACATACTGGACCAAAAGATTGGTGGCAGGATGTCATGGATGGCTATGAATTCTTAAAAAATAAAGGGCATGAGGAAATTGCCGTAGCCGGACTGTCTCTTGGCGGCGTATTTTCCTTGAAATTGGGTTACACTGTACCTATAAAGGGTATTGTACCGATGTGTGCCCCGATGTATATAAAAAGTGAAGAGGTTATGTACGAAGGAATACTCGAGTACGCTCGCGAATTTAAAAAGCGTGAAGGAAAATCAGACGAGCAAATCGAAATGGAAATGGAAGACTTTAAGAAAACTCCGATGAGGACATTAAAGGAGCTCCAGGCATTGATTGCTGATGTTCGCGGAAATGTGGACATGATTTATGCCCCAACCTTCGTCGTTCAGGCACGCCACGACCACATGATTAATACAGACAGTGCAAACATTATTTACAATGAAATTGAGTCAGTTACAAAGGATATTAAATGGTATGAAGAATCTGGACACGTAATAACGTTAGATAAAGAACGTGATCAGCTACATGAAGATGTGTATGCCTTTTTAGAAAAACTCGACTGGCACGATTAA
- a CDS encoding haloacid dehalogenase-like hydrolase, translating into MKRLLDCTAADFEKMTGRELKQSILASEGRTIVAEVIGSITPYYPAVTNAEMVAAFGADLILLNFFDVLNPTMEGLPEVVPDNIVRTLKKLVGRPIGLNLEPVDLTAKQVEALIELPEGRLATEKSLQKAKELGFDFVCLTGNPKTGVSNAEITKAIQVARTVFGEDGLIIAGKMHSAGVAGEVGGSLMSTETLHSFIEAGADIILIPSPGTVPGFTIERTAKLVDSVHEKGALAILTTGTSQEGSDEATVKQIALNSKMAGADLYHIGDAGAAGIAIPENITAYSIVVRGKRHTYVRMASSILR; encoded by the coding sequence TTGAAACGTTTATTAGATTGTACAGCAGCTGATTTTGAAAAAATGACAGGAAGAGAATTGAAGCAAAGTATCCTCGCATCAGAGGGAAGAACGATTGTGGCGGAAGTCATCGGAAGCATTACCCCTTATTATCCTGCCGTGACCAATGCAGAAATGGTTGCCGCATTTGGAGCAGACCTCATCTTATTAAACTTCTTTGATGTCTTAAATCCGACAATGGAGGGATTACCTGAAGTGGTGCCTGACAATATTGTGCGCACCCTGAAAAAACTTGTCGGACGTCCCATTGGTCTTAATTTAGAGCCAGTAGATCTCACTGCGAAGCAGGTTGAAGCTTTAATTGAATTACCTGAAGGAAGATTGGCTACTGAAAAATCATTGCAAAAGGCAAAAGAGCTAGGATTTGATTTTGTCTGCCTGACAGGGAATCCTAAAACAGGTGTATCGAATGCAGAAATTACAAAAGCTATTCAAGTGGCCCGAACCGTTTTCGGCGAAGACGGATTGATTATAGCCGGAAAAATGCATAGTGCGGGTGTTGCTGGTGAGGTAGGCGGCAGCTTGATGTCAACCGAAACCTTGCATTCCTTTATCGAAGCAGGAGCAGACATCATCCTCATTCCATCACCAGGGACAGTGCCAGGCTTTACGATTGAAAGAACAGCCAAGCTAGTTGATAGTGTTCACGAAAAGGGAGCACTTGCGATTTTGACAACAGGAACAAGCCAAGAAGGTTCAGATGAAGCAACCGTTAAACAGATCGCCTTAAATAGTAAAATGGCTGGTGCGGATTTATACCATATCGGCGATGCAGGAGCAGCAGGAATCGCGATCCCAGAAAACATCACAGCCTACTCGATTGTAGTAAGAGGAAAGCGGCATACATACGTCAGAATGGCCTCCTCCATCCTAAGATAG
- the secG gene encoding preprotein translocase subunit SecG — MHALVVTLLVIVSIGLIAVVLLQSGKSAGLSGAISGGAESLFGKQKARGIDLILHRITIVLSVLFFILALAVTYFKI, encoded by the coding sequence ATGCATGCATTGGTCGTAACATTATTAGTTATCGTAAGTATTGGTCTTATTGCGGTTGTTTTACTTCAATCTGGTAAGAGCGCTGGATTATCTGGTGCCATTTCTGGTGGTGCTGAATCCCTATTTGGCAAACAAAAAGCACGTGGAATTGATTTGATCCTACATCGTATCACGATTGTATTATCAGTATTATTCTTCATACTTGCTCTTGCTGTTACTTACTTTAAAATCTAA
- the gpmI gene encoding 2,3-bisphosphoglycerate-independent phosphoglycerate mutase — protein sequence MSKSPVALIILDGFGCRGEQKGNAVAQSKKPNFDRLWSTYPHSHLTASGEAVGLPEGQMGNSEVGHLNIGAGRIVYQSLTRVNIAIREGEFEKNATFTGAMEHVKKNGTALHLFGLLSDGGVHSHIQHMFALLKLAKEEGVEKVYIHAFLDGRDVGPKTAEKYIQQTLDKMKEYGVGEFATISGRYYSMDRDKRWERVEKSYRSMVYGEGPAYTNPMDVVKDSYEHGIFDEFVIPSVITKEDGQPVATIQDNDAVIFYNFRPDRAIQISNTFTNADFRAFDRGPKHPKDLFFVCLTHFSESVDGYVAFKPTNLDNTLGEVLAQNNLKQLRIAETEKYPHVTFFMSGGREEKFPGEERILINSPKVATYDLKPEMSAYEVTDALLNEIQNDKFDAILLNFANPDMVGHSGMLEPTIKAIETVDECLGKIVDLILEKGGTAIITADHGNADEVITLEGEPMTAHTTNPVPVIVTKQGVELRDGGILGDLAPTMLDLLKVEKPAEMTGTSLIK from the coding sequence ATGAGTAAATCTCCAGTTGCTCTGATCATCCTAGATGGTTTTGGATGTAGAGGAGAACAAAAAGGAAACGCGGTCGCACAGTCTAAAAAGCCAAACTTTGACCGCCTCTGGAGCACCTATCCACACTCCCATTTAACGGCATCTGGTGAGGCAGTCGGCCTTCCAGAGGGACAAATGGGGAACTCTGAGGTAGGACACTTGAATATCGGTGCAGGACGTATCGTGTACCAAAGCTTAACTCGTGTAAACATTGCCATTCGTGAGGGCGAATTTGAAAAAAATGCTACCTTTACAGGTGCAATGGAGCATGTGAAGAAAAACGGCACTGCCCTACACTTATTCGGCTTACTTTCAGATGGAGGCGTTCATAGCCATATTCAACATATGTTTGCCCTATTGAAGCTAGCAAAAGAAGAAGGCGTTGAAAAAGTTTATATCCATGCTTTCCTTGATGGTCGTGACGTGGGACCAAAAACAGCTGAAAAATATATTCAGCAAACTTTGGATAAAATGAAGGAGTATGGCGTGGGTGAATTCGCAACCATTTCAGGCCGTTACTATTCTATGGACCGTGACAAGCGCTGGGAGCGTGTAGAAAAGTCTTACCGTTCTATGGTGTATGGAGAAGGTCCAGCCTATACAAACCCAATGGATGTTGTAAAGGATTCCTATGAACATGGTATCTTTGATGAATTCGTCATCCCATCCGTAATTACAAAGGAAGATGGACAGCCAGTTGCAACGATTCAGGACAATGATGCGGTTATTTTCTATAACTTCCGTCCGGACCGTGCGATTCAAATTTCTAATACCTTTACGAACGCTGATTTCCGTGCCTTTGACCGCGGACCAAAGCATCCAAAGGATCTATTCTTTGTGTGCTTAACACACTTCAGTGAATCTGTTGATGGATATGTAGCCTTTAAACCAACAAACCTAGACAACACGTTAGGTGAAGTCTTGGCTCAAAATAACTTAAAGCAGCTTCGAATTGCGGAAACAGAAAAATATCCGCACGTGACGTTCTTTATGAGCGGGGGACGCGAAGAGAAGTTCCCTGGCGAAGAGCGGATCTTAATCAACTCTCCAAAGGTTGCAACTTATGACCTTAAGCCAGAAATGAGTGCATATGAAGTAACAGATGCATTGCTCAATGAAATCCAAAATGATAAATTTGATGCGATTCTCTTGAACTTCGCTAACCCAGATATGGTTGGACATTCTGGTATGCTTGAACCAACTATTAAAGCAATTGAAACGGTGGATGAATGTCTAGGGAAAATTGTTGACCTGATCCTTGAAAAAGGTGGTACAGCAATTATTACTGCAGACCATGGTAATGCCGACGAAGTAATCACTTTAGAAGGCGAGCCAATGACTGCTCACACAACTAATCCTGTTCCTGTTATTGTAACAAAGCAAGGTGTGGAGTTACGTGACGGTGGAATCCTTGGAGATCTAGCTCCAACTATGTTAGATTTATTAAAGGTTGAAAAGCCAGCTGAAATGACTGGAACTTCATTAATAAAATAA
- the eno gene encoding phosphopyruvate hydratase, which produces MPFIADVYAREVLDSRGNPTIEVEVFTESGAFGRALVPSGASTGEYEAVELRDGDKSRYLGKGVQKAVDNVNEIIAPMLVGEEYSVLDQVGVDHALIELDGTENKGKLGANAILGVSMAVAHAAANYLDIPLYQYLGGFNSKQLPVPMMNIVNGGEHADNNVDIQEFMIMPVGAPSFKEALRMGAEIFHTLKSVLKAKGLNTAVGDEGGFAPNLGSNEEALQTIVEAIEKAGYKPGEEVMLAMDAASSEFYNREDGKYHLSGEGVVKTSAEMVDWYEELASKYPIISIEDGLDENDWEGHKLLTERIGKKVQLVGDDLFVTNTKKLSEGIEKGIGNSILIKVNQIGTLTETFDAIEMAKRAGYTAVISHRSGETEDNTIADIAVATNAGQIKTGAPSRTDRVAKYNQLLRIEDQLGETSQYNGLKSFYNLSK; this is translated from the coding sequence ATGCCATTTATTGCAGATGTATACGCTCGTGAAGTATTAGACTCCCGTGGTAACCCAACAATCGAAGTAGAAGTATTTACTGAATCAGGTGCGTTTGGACGCGCGTTAGTTCCAAGTGGTGCTTCTACTGGTGAATACGAAGCAGTTGAACTTCGTGACGGTGACAAGTCTCGTTACCTTGGTAAAGGTGTTCAAAAAGCAGTTGACAACGTAAACGAAATTATCGCTCCAATGCTTGTTGGCGAAGAGTACAGCGTACTTGATCAAGTTGGTGTTGACCATGCATTAATCGAACTTGATGGAACAGAAAACAAAGGTAAATTAGGTGCAAACGCAATCCTTGGAGTTTCTATGGCCGTTGCTCACGCTGCAGCTAACTATCTTGATATTCCTTTATACCAATACCTTGGCGGATTCAACTCTAAGCAGCTTCCAGTTCCAATGATGAACATCGTTAATGGTGGAGAGCACGCTGATAACAACGTGGATATTCAAGAATTCATGATCATGCCTGTAGGTGCTCCAAGTTTTAAAGAAGCACTTCGTATGGGCGCTGAAATCTTCCATACATTAAAATCAGTTCTTAAAGCAAAAGGTCTTAACACAGCTGTTGGTGACGAAGGTGGATTTGCTCCAAACCTAGGTTCTAACGAAGAAGCGCTTCAAACAATCGTTGAAGCGATCGAAAAAGCTGGCTACAAGCCTGGCGAAGAAGTTATGTTAGCAATGGATGCTGCATCTTCTGAGTTCTACAACAGAGAAGACGGTAAATACCATCTTTCTGGCGAAGGTGTTGTGAAGACATCTGCTGAAATGGTTGACTGGTATGAAGAGCTTGCTTCTAAATACCCAATCATCTCAATCGAAGACGGTTTAGATGAAAACGACTGGGAAGGTCACAAGCTTTTAACTGAGCGTATTGGTAAAAAAGTTCAATTAGTTGGTGACGACTTATTCGTAACTAACACTAAGAAGCTTTCTGAAGGTATCGAAAAAGGGATCGGTAACTCCATCCTTATCAAAGTTAATCAAATTGGTACACTTACTGAAACTTTCGATGCAATCGAAATGGCTAAGCGTGCAGGTTACACAGCTGTTATTTCTCACCGTTCTGGTGAAACAGAAGATAATACAATTGCTGATATCGCAGTTGCTACAAACGCTGGTCAAATCAAGACTGGTGCACCATCACGTACAGACCGTGTAGCTAAGTACAACCAATTACTTCGTATCGAAGATCAATTAGGTGAAACTAGCCAATACAACGGCCTTAAGTCTTTCTATAACTTAAGCAAGTAA
- the tpiA gene encoding triose-phosphate isomerase: protein MRKPIIAGNWKMNKTLSEARSFAEEVKGLVPASDRIDSVICAPALFLQNLVEVTEGSDVKIGAQNMHFEENGAFTGEISPKALADLGVNYVIIGHSERREMFNETDETVNKKALAAFKYNLTPIICCGETLEQRENGETNQLVGDQVAKALAGLTDEQVKQSVIAYEPIWAIGTGKSSTSKDANDVCAHIRQVVAQQFSQDVADAVRIQYGGSVKPENIKEYMAQPDIDGALVGGASLEAQSFLQLLEAGSYE, encoded by the coding sequence ATGCGTAAACCAATCATTGCAGGTAACTGGAAGATGAACAAAACCCTTTCCGAAGCAAGAAGCTTTGCAGAAGAAGTGAAAGGTCTTGTACCTGCTTCAGATAGAATCGATTCTGTTATTTGTGCACCTGCTTTATTTTTACAAAACCTTGTAGAAGTAACAGAAGGTAGCGATGTGAAAATTGGTGCTCAGAACATGCACTTTGAAGAAAACGGAGCGTTTACAGGCGAAATTAGCCCGAAAGCACTTGCGGATCTTGGTGTGAATTATGTCATCATCGGCCACTCAGAACGCCGTGAAATGTTCAACGAAACTGATGAAACAGTGAACAAAAAAGCGCTAGCAGCGTTTAAATACAACTTAACTCCAATCATTTGCTGTGGAGAAACTCTAGAACAGCGTGAAAATGGTGAAACCAACCAATTAGTTGGTGACCAAGTTGCTAAGGCATTAGCAGGTTTAACTGATGAGCAAGTGAAGCAATCCGTGATCGCATACGAACCAATTTGGGCGATTGGAACTGGTAAATCTTCTACTTCAAAGGATGCAAACGATGTGTGTGCACATATCCGTCAAGTGGTTGCACAGCAATTCTCTCAAGATGTTGCAGACGCAGTTAGAATTCAGTACGGCGGTAGCGTGAAGCCGGAAAATATTAAAGAATACATGGCACAGCCTGATATTGATGGTGCATTAGTAGGCGGAGCAAGCCTTGAAGCACAATCATTTTTACAGTTACTGGAGGCAGGCAGTTATGAGTAA